Sequence from the Maribellus comscasis genome:
CCTTTTTTCTTCCTGTATAAAAAGAATTCCTCTCCCATATTCTTTGTTTTTAATATATTTACAAGCTATCTGATTCGTCAATTTTTAATCAATATATTTAAAATGAAAAGTAAAATCCTAATCCTATTTATTAACTTTTTAGCTTTTAATACTTTTGCCCAGTGGCAACCCGCCGGAGATAAAATAAAAACCAGGTGGGCAGAAGAAATTGATGTCAATAATGTTTTACCGGAATATCCGCGCCCAATGATGGAACGCAGTGACTGGAAAAACCTCAACGGACTATGGGAATATGCCATTACAAAAGCCGGAGCTCCGCAACCTGCAAATTTCGACGGGCAAATACTCGTTCCTTTTGCTGTTGAGTCGAGTCTTTCAGGTGTTCAAAAAAGTGTAGGTGAAGAAAATGAACTTTGGTATAAAAACTCATTTACAGTTCCAGCTTCCTGGAAAAACAAAAAAGTATTGTTGCATTTTGGAGCAGTTGACTGGGAAACCGGCATTTGGATAAACGAAATAAAAGTGGGAACACACAAAGGCGGCTACGCTCCTTTTTCCTTCGACATTACGCCTTTCCTCAATAAATCGGGAGAGCAAAAACTGGTGGTAAAAGTTTGGGATCCTACAGACAAAGGTTACCAGGCTCGCGGAAAACAAACCAGCAACCCCCGAGGAATTTGGTACACTCCTGTAACAGGTATCTGGCAAACCGTTTGGCTGGAACCGGTAAATGAAATATTTATTCAGAATGTAAAATCAGTTCCAAATATTGACAACGAAAGCTTAAACGTACTGGCCGTTACTTGTGGAACATCTTTTGGCGATTATTATGAGGTAACCGTAAAACAAGGCGGGACAACAGTTTCAACAGGAAAAGCCGTTGCAGGAGAAGCGCTTGACATTTCAGTTCCTTCAGCCAAATTATGGAGTCCTGAATCTCCGTTTTTGTATGATTTAGAGGTAAAACTCTTTAGCAACGGAAAAGTGGTTGACGAAGTAAAAAGCTACTTTGCTATGCGAAAAATTTCTACAAAGCGGGATGAAAGCGGGATTGTTCGTTTTCAACTAAATAACAAAGATTACTTTCAGTTTGGCCCCCTGGACCAGGGTTGGTGGCCCGACGGACTTTATACTGCACCAACCGACGAGGCGTTAAAATACGACATTCAGAAAACCAAAGAATTTGGCTTTAACATGATTCGCAAACACGTAAAAGCAGAACCGGCCCGTTGGTATGCTCACTGCGACAAATTAGGAATTTTGGTTTGGCAAGACATGCCCAACGGCGATCGCTCTCCGCAATGGCAAAACCACCAGTATTTTAACGGAACTGAATTAAAAAGAAGCCCGGAATCAGAAGCCAATTACCGTGCAGAATGGAAAGGAATTATGGATTATTTGTACTCACACCCTTCGATAGTTTGCTGGGTACCATTCAACGAGGCTTGGGGGCAGTTTAAAACGGAAGAAATCTCCGACTGGACAAAAAGTTATGATCCTAGCCGTTTGGTTAATCCGGCAAGTGGAGGAAATTTTTATCATGTTGGCGATATGATTGACCTGCACAATTACCCCGGCCCGGCAATGTATCTCTTTGACGGAGCCCGTGCAAATGTGTTGGGCGAATATGGTGGAATAGGTCTTGCACTTGAAGGGCACTTGTGGGCAACCGACCGGAACTGGGGTTATGTTCAATTTAAAAATTCAAAAGAAGTAACCGACCAATATGTTGAATACGCAGAGCAGCTTCTAAAAATGATTAAGTCAGGCTTTACCGGTGCCGTTTATACGCAAACAACCGATGTGGAAGGAGAAGTAAACGGACTAATGACATACGACCGAAAAGTAATCAAAATGGATGAAGAAAGGGTACGACAAATTAATCAGAAAATATGTAATTCGTTACATAAATAGCGAATTAAAACTTTCATGAAAAAAATTTACGCAACACCTGAAAATTAACATTTTCGGGTGTTTGCTTTTAATTGATACTCTGCTTTTTTGAGTGTCGGTATATTTCCTTATTTTCGAAAATCTAAATTCAGAAATATGAAAATTGTTGGAATGGATGGATTCGCACTGAATCCGGGAGATTTAAGCTGGAAGGATGTTGAAAAACTGGGAGATTTTACGGTTTACGAGCGTACTCCTCCTGAATTAACGGTTGAACGCGCAAAAGATGCAGATGCTGTTTTTACGAATAAAGTTATTTTTGATAAAAAGGTAATCGACCAACTTCCTAAATTAAAATACATTGGCGTGCTTGCAACCGGATATAATGTTGTAGATATTGAAGCTGCGAAAAAAGCCGGGATTGTGGTTACCAATATCCCTGCCTACAGTACTCCGTCTGTTGCGCAGATGGTGTTTTCACACATGCTGAATTTTGTGCAAAACATTTCAACACATGCCGACTCGGTTTCAAACGGCGAGTGGGAGAAAAGTAAGGACTTTAGCTACTGGAAAACTCCCCAGGTTGAGTTGACCGGCAAAACTCTTGGTATTATTGGCTTTGGACAAATTGGCCAGGCTGTAGCCAAAATTGGACTGGCTTTGGGAATGAAAATAATTTACCAGAACCGAAGTGAAAAAAATACAGAAATAGAAGCCACGCAGGTAGAGCTGGATACTTTGCTTTCTGAAAGTGATTTTATTAGCATCAACTGTCCGTTAACAAATGAGAACGCTGGTTTTATAAACAAAACAACCATCGAAAAAATGAAATCAACCGCATTTCTTATAAATACCGGACGCGGACCTCTTATCAACGAGCAGGATTTGGCTGACGCATTAAATTCAGAAAAAATTGCAGGTGCCGGTCTTGATGTTCTGTCCACTGAACCTCCTTCAGAAAACAATCCCCTGCCAAAAGCAAAAAATTGTTATATCACACCACACATTGCCTGGGCAACATATGAAGCCAGAACACGGCTGATAAAAATAGCTTCAGAAAATTTGAAATCTTTTATAAATGGAAAACCTGTTAACCTGATAAATTAAAAATATCAGATTAACAATCTATAACATACTGTTAACCTGAGAATAAAGAGCAATTCTTATCATTTTTTTCATATTGCATTATAAAATATTAAAAGTATTTTTTTTAACTTTTCGCCCGAAACAATTTTAATAATTTAGGTGTTCTAAATTTGAATTAAGTTCAGAAAATGGCCATGAAGATTATCCATGTTGTGTTACTGGCATCGGTGAAATATATACTCACTTTACCCTATGCCATGATTATAGGTCTGGAATACAAACAGGCCTTGATAGCCGTTTTGGTTGGCGGCATTGGAGGATTTTTGTTCTTTTATTACCTCAGCAAACGTGCCATTCAAATCTATCATAAGATACGCCCATACATTTACACTTTAATTCCAAGGCGACAAAAAACAGAAAACAGAAATTTTGTCCAGAATAACACGAATCAACAGAAAAAACGCAGAAAGATCTTTTCAAAAAGAAACCGGCTTATTGCCCGTTTTCGAAAAACCTATGGCTTTTGGGGAATTATTGTAACCACTCCTGTATTTTTAACCATTCCTGTTGGCGCTTTTTTAGCTAACAAATATTATTCGAGAAGAAGGTTTCTTGTACTTTATATGATTTTATCCATTATTGGTTGGGCCGGAGTTTTATCGGGTTTTATCCATCTGTTTCCCAGAATATTTTTCTAATATGGCTTTATTTACAGGATGTTGAATAAGCTTTTTATCAGCATCTAACAAATCAAAATCACTAATATCTTCCAGTTGAATCCACTTAGCCTGAATATGTTCTTTTAATTTTAACTGTATTGATGTTGTTGAACACAAAAAGGGAATTAACTTAATCTTTTTGAAACCATAATCAAACGGAATTGATTTTAACTTTTCAAGAATTTCAATTTCTTTCTCAAGCTCTTCATTTATCTCCCTCAGAATACAATCTTCAGGAGACTCTCCTGTTTTTATTTTTCCTCCCGGAAATTCCCAGGATAAAGGATGCTCTGCCTCTGCACTCCGTTGTGTGATCAAAAACTTATTTTCAAAAAGAAGAATTGCGCATGTTACCTCAATCATAATTCAAAATTAAAAAAGATTATTTGCCTGCGACCCGAATGAGTTATATTTGTCGGAAAGCTTTTCCGATGACAAAAGAAGAATTAATTGAAATTATCGATTCCTGGGAAAACATTAACCTTATAATTGAAGAGTGCGACAAAAGTCCCACATTTTTTTCATCATTAATGGATATCGCACTTTACCATAAAGAACAAAAATCATGGCGGGCGGCTTATTTGGTTGACAAAATTCATGACGAGTTTCCCCAACTTGTTTTTCCTTACCTTGATAAAATTACAGAACAACTAAAAACAGAAAAAAACCTGAGTAAAAAACGCCATTTCCTGAAACTGATTAGTATGAATGAAATTCAGGAAAAGTACTTTGGTTTTTTGGTTGATTTTTGTCTGGAAACCTTAACATCAGAAGAACCACCTGCCGTTCGCGTCCATGCAATGCAAATTCTTTTTAACATCTCGGATAAAGAGCCTGATTTAAAACCGGAAGTTTTGGCGCAAATCGAGCATGAAATAGAATATCACGCCACTGCGGGAATAATTTCAAGGGGTAAAAAACTTGTAAAAAAACTTCGCAGCCAAATTAACCCACTTTAAGCTATGAATCTTGTGCCGGTTGCTCTGCTCCAACTTCGCCCTGAAGACGTTCAATCAATTCTTTCAAACGTGTATCAACCTCGTTAAACAG
This genomic interval carries:
- a CDS encoding glycoside hydrolase family 2 protein, with protein sequence MKSKILILFINFLAFNTFAQWQPAGDKIKTRWAEEIDVNNVLPEYPRPMMERSDWKNLNGLWEYAITKAGAPQPANFDGQILVPFAVESSLSGVQKSVGEENELWYKNSFTVPASWKNKKVLLHFGAVDWETGIWINEIKVGTHKGGYAPFSFDITPFLNKSGEQKLVVKVWDPTDKGYQARGKQTSNPRGIWYTPVTGIWQTVWLEPVNEIFIQNVKSVPNIDNESLNVLAVTCGTSFGDYYEVTVKQGGTTVSTGKAVAGEALDISVPSAKLWSPESPFLYDLEVKLFSNGKVVDEVKSYFAMRKISTKRDESGIVRFQLNNKDYFQFGPLDQGWWPDGLYTAPTDEALKYDIQKTKEFGFNMIRKHVKAEPARWYAHCDKLGILVWQDMPNGDRSPQWQNHQYFNGTELKRSPESEANYRAEWKGIMDYLYSHPSIVCWVPFNEAWGQFKTEEISDWTKSYDPSRLVNPASGGNFYHVGDMIDLHNYPGPAMYLFDGARANVLGEYGGIGLALEGHLWATDRNWGYVQFKNSKEVTDQYVEYAEQLLKMIKSGFTGAVYTQTTDVEGEVNGLMTYDRKVIKMDEERVRQINQKICNSLHK
- a CDS encoding D-2-hydroxyacid dehydrogenase, whose translation is MKIVGMDGFALNPGDLSWKDVEKLGDFTVYERTPPELTVERAKDADAVFTNKVIFDKKVIDQLPKLKYIGVLATGYNVVDIEAAKKAGIVVTNIPAYSTPSVAQMVFSHMLNFVQNISTHADSVSNGEWEKSKDFSYWKTPQVELTGKTLGIIGFGQIGQAVAKIGLALGMKIIYQNRSEKNTEIEATQVELDTLLSESDFISINCPLTNENAGFINKTTIEKMKSTAFLINTGRGPLINEQDLADALNSEKIAGAGLDVLSTEPPSENNPLPKAKNCYITPHIAWATYEARTRLIKIASENLKSFINGKPVNLIN
- a CDS encoding NUDIX domain-containing protein, whose product is MIEVTCAILLFENKFLITQRSAEAEHPLSWEFPGGKIKTGESPEDCILREINEELEKEIEILEKLKSIPFDYGFKKIKLIPFLCSTTSIQLKLKEHIQAKWIQLEDISDFDLLDADKKLIQHPVNKAILEKYSGKQMDKTR